A genomic stretch from Arachis stenosperma cultivar V10309 chromosome 3, arast.V10309.gnm1.PFL2, whole genome shotgun sequence includes:
- the LOC130966574 gene encoding uncharacterized protein LOC130966574, with product MAALGNKTVTLQATVEALGNQINNGNHGNSNGKKGPMTLSSFLKVHPSSFRGISNPSNADNWIQAMEQALQAQQVSEEQCVEFETYQLQGEAQKYFPSLVRNAKELELLQLKQGQMTIAEYTNKFEELCRFSRICQEMLEGFDKWKCIKYEGGFRGDIPIFVVPMEIRVFSELWNKSQIVEECVRNVVMAKNDNREFHRRDHHQNLIPRSQEFKRTGNYLPDRQHKNKQGRHYWCGSPGHLVKDSPSPRGGNS from the exons ATGGCTGCCCTGGGAAACAAGACCGTGACTCTGCAGGCGACAGTCGAGGCACTAGgtaatcaaataaacaatggtAATCATGGGAATAGTAATGGTAAAAAAGGTCCAATGACGCTTTCTTCTTTCCTGAAGGTTCATCCTTCGTCCTTCAGGGGAATCTCAAATCCCAGTAATGCAGACAACTGGATTCAGGCTATGGAGCAGGCACTACAGGCTCAGCAGGTTTCTGAGGAGCAGTGCGTTGAGTTTGAAACTTATCAGCTACAAGGCGAGGCCCA AAAGTACTTTCCCAGTTTAGTCAGGAATGCCAAAGAACTAGAATTGCTGCAATTGAAACAAGGCCAAATGACTATTGCTGAATATACTAACAAGTTCGAAGAGCTATGTCGTTTTTCCAGAATCTGTCAGGAAATGCTTGAGGGTTTTGATAAGTGGAAGTGTATCAAGTACGAGGGAGGCTTTCGAGGTGATATTCCAATCTTTGTGGTaccgatggagattagggtATTTTCTGAACTTTGGAACAAGAGCCAAATAGTTGAAGAATGTGTGAGGAATGTAGTCATGGCAAAGAATGATAATCGGGAGTTTCACCGAAGAGACCACCATCAGAACTTGATACCAAGGAGTCAAGAATTCAAGAGAACTGGGAACTACCTTCCGGATAGGCAACATAAAAATAAGCAAGGTCGGCATTATTGGTGCGGATCACCAGGGCATCTAGTTAAGGACTCTCCTAGTCCACGTGGGGGAAACTCATGA